Proteins from a genomic interval of bacterium:
- a CDS encoding threonine--tRNA ligase, with the protein MKQNPQNISLETYRHSASHILAYAVKELYPDVKLGIGPAIEDGFYYDFDLSHRFVPEDLSKIEKKMQEIINQDYPFVRKEISKEEAAKIFKANSEKYKVGLLERIEDETVSLYESGDFVDLCKGPHIESTGKIKSFKLLRISGAYWRGSEKNPMLQRIYGTAFYTKEELKEYLNKLQEADKRDHRKLGKELDLFSTNPDVGPGLVLWHPKGALIRSIMEDYWRHSHRKGGYEFVFTPHIGKASLWQTSGHLQWYKDGMYSPIEIDDVQYYMKPMNCPFHMMIYKNSVRSYRELPLRFAELGTVYRYERTGVLHGLSRVRGFTQDDAHIFCSPDRIVEEITRTLKFCLSFVKAFNLPLPSMELSVRDASMPDKYAGSDENWKRAEEALITALDSQGLKYKRMEGEAVFYGPKIDMKYYDALGRAWQGSTIQFDFNLPERFDLNYVSKAGKQERPYMIHRALYGSLERFFALLIEHYAGAFPLWLSPVQVKILPISEDNLPYAQEICSKLQEAEIRVEVDSKNATLGYKIREAEKEKTPYIVVLGKNEEKEKTLSVRKRKEGDKGKINIEQFIDNIKKEIENYT; encoded by the coding sequence TCCAAAATTGAAAAGAAGATGCAGGAGATTATAAATCAGGATTATCCTTTTGTAAGAAAAGAGATATCCAAAGAAGAAGCCGCCAAAATATTTAAGGCGAATAGCGAAAAATATAAGGTAGGGCTTTTGGAAAGGATTGAAGATGAGACGGTTTCTCTTTATGAGTCGGGCGATTTTGTTGACCTTTGCAAGGGGCCGCATATTGAATCAACAGGCAAGATTAAATCTTTCAAGTTACTCAGAATCTCCGGTGCTTACTGGAGAGGCAGTGAAAAAAATCCGATGCTTCAGAGGATATATGGCACGGCATTTTATACGAAAGAAGAATTGAAGGAATATTTGAATAAACTTCAAGAGGCTGATAAACGTGACCATCGTAAATTAGGTAAAGAACTTGACCTTTTTAGTACAAATCCTGATGTCGGTCCCGGTCTTGTATTATGGCATCCCAAGGGCGCTTTAATCCGAAGTATAATGGAAGATTATTGGCGTCATTCTCATAGAAAAGGCGGATATGAATTTGTTTTCACCCCTCATATTGGAAAAGCTTCTCTATGGCAGACTAGTGGTCATTTGCAATGGTATAAAGACGGTATGTATTCGCCTATTGAAATTGATGATGTGCAGTATTATATGAAGCCTATGAATTGTCCTTTCCATATGATGATTTATAAGAACAGTGTCCGCAGTTACAGGGAGTTGCCATTACGTTTTGCGGAATTGGGCACAGTATATCGTTACGAGCGTACAGGAGTTCTTCACGGTTTATCACGAGTAAGGGGTTTCACACAGGATGATGCGCATATATTTTGTTCGCCTGATAGAATAGTCGAAGAAATAACAAGGACACTGAAGTTTTGTTTATCATTTGTAAAGGCATTTAATCTACCATTACCTTCAATGGAATTAAGTGTAAGAGACGCTTCTATGCCTGATAAATATGCGGGGAGCGATGAGAATTGGAAGAGGGCAGAAGAGGCGTTAATAACTGCTCTTGATTCGCAAGGTCTTAAATATAAACGCATGGAAGGAGAAGCTGTTTTCTACGGCCCTAAAATAGACATGAAATATTATGATGCGTTGGGACGCGCGTGGCAGGGTTCAACGATACAATTTGATTTTAACCTTCCAGAGAGGTTTGATTTAAATTATGTTAGTAAAGCAGGCAAACAAGAGCGTCCATATATGATTCATCGAGCATTATATGGTTCCCTTGAGCGGTTTTTTGCGTTGTTAATAGAACATTATGCAGGGGCATTTCCTTTGTGGTTGTCGCCTGTTCAGGTTAAGATTCTGCCGATATCTGAAGATAATTTGCCTTATGCCCAGGAAATTTGTTCAAAACTTCAGGAAGCGGAAATAAGAGTTGAAGTTGATTCAAAAAATGCGACCTTAGGTTATAAAATCAGGGAAGCTGAAAAGGAGAAAACCCCATACATAGTAGTGTTGGGTAAAAACGAAGAAAAGGAGAAAACGCTTTCCGTAAGGAAAAGAAAAGAAGGGGACAAGGGGAAAATCAATATAGAACAGTTTATTGATAACATTAAAAAAGAAATAGAAAATTATACATAA